A single genomic interval of Pangasianodon hypophthalmus isolate fPanHyp1 chromosome 8, fPanHyp1.pri, whole genome shotgun sequence harbors:
- the LOC113546007 gene encoding uncharacterized protein LOC113546007, producing the protein MTHTRRIACLIFLIVFLEGCVCGLNPSVWQTPRIITAESGERVNISCHFTLTNASQQGRWKVAWRKNNDTVFLNGINISDFTLTDVNKSHTLTLSSVNESHSGIYYCTVWQDVPHLMSGADSTGTQLIVNSISPDTTADQSVTSVTSVMLVMWAAPLALALIIGCFTSVTCCFYRARCMRRKKENQPAQKDDEGVVYAAVNIHKPREKKNTQEASEAPDAGCAPNAEVLYSEIRIKS; encoded by the exons atgacacacacacggaggaTTGCGTGTCTGATCTTTCTGATTGTCTTCCTCGAAG gatgtgtgtgtggattaaaCCCGAGCGTGTGGCAAACGCCACGAATCATAACTGCAGAGTCGGGAGAGCGAGTGAACATCAGCTGCCACTTCACACTCACCAACGCATCACAGCAAGGACGATGGAAAGTAGCGTGGAGGAAAAACAACGACACAGTATTTCTAAATGGaattaatatttcagattttacaTTAACTGATGTGaataaatctcacacactgaCGCTTTCTTCAGTGAACGAGAGTCACAGTGGGATTTATTACTGTACAGTGTGGCAGGATGTTCCGCACCTCATGTCAGGCGCTGACAGCACAGGAACACAGCTAATCGTGA ACTCCATCAGCCCAGACACGACTGCTGATCAGTCAGTAACGTCAGTAACGTCAGTAATGTTAGTAATGTGGGCGGCGCCGTTAGCTTTAGCGCTGATTATTGGCTGCTTTACGTCCGTCACGTGCTGTTTTTACAGAG CTCGCTGCatgagaagaaagaaggaaaaccAG CCAGCGCAGAAGGATGATGAAGGTGTCGTGTACGCAGCAGTGAATATTCACAAACCTCGCGAGAAGAAAAACACGCAGGAG gcCAGTGAAGCGCCGGATGCAGGATGTGCCCCAAACGCAGAGGTTTTATACTCAGAGATTcgcataaaatcataa
- the si:dkey-63d15.12 gene encoding uncharacterized protein si:dkey-63d15.12: MTHTLNFFLSVVLTGCVCGLNPSVWQTPRIITAESGERVNISCNFTLRTSQRGRWRVAWRKNNDTVFLNEIYNISDIKPNILTGVSKSHTLTFPSVDESHSGIYYCTVWQDVPQLGPKTEGGGTQLIVNSTVRNITIISKDTTADQSVTSVMLVMWAAPLALALIIGCFTSVTCCFYRGCCMEPKLKREYQELNAESATVTEVVYSCT; encoded by the exons ATGACACACactctgaatttttttctgagCGTCGTTCTCACGG gatgtgtgtgtggattaaaCCCGAGCGTGTGGCAAACGCCGCGAATCATAACTGCAGAGTCGGGAGAGCGAGTGAACATCAGCTGCAACTTCACACTCAGGACATCACAGCGAGGACGATGGAGAGTAGCGTGGAGGAAAAATAACGACACAGTATTTCTAAATGAAATTTATAATATATCAGATATAAAACCTAACATTTTAACTGGTGTGAGTAAATCTCACACACTGACGTTTCCTTCAGTGGACGAGAGTCACAGTGGGATTTATTACTGTACAGTGTGGCAGGATGTTCCGCAGCTCGGACCAAAAACTGAGGGTGGAGGAACACAGCTAATCGTGA ACTCCACTGTGAgaaacatcaccatcatcagcaAAGACACGACTGCTGATCAGTCAGTAACGTCAGTAATGTTAGTAATGTGGGCGGCGCCGTTAGCTTTAGCGCTGATTATTGGCTGCTTTACGTCCGTCACGTGCTGTTTTTACAGAG GTTGCTGCATGGAACCAAAACTAAAGAGGGAATACCAG gaGCTGAATGCAGAAAGCGCAACAGTCACCGAGGTTGTGTACTCCTGTACATAA
- the prkab1b gene encoding 5'-AMP-activated protein kinase subunit beta-1b translates to MGNASSERSAQGEKSQRSRGGKDAKILLTDDSDLFQDDAKEFLAWQKDVQSGNKCSVEHPTVFEWSGPARDVYLSGSFNNWATKIPLNKSHNNFTGIINLPEGEHQYKFHVDGHWTLDPKKPVVTTKSGIVNNVVLIRKTDFEVFDALNSDSEICADVSDISGSPPGPYHQDPYSFRAEERLRSPPILPPHLLQVLLNKDTGVSCDPALLPEPNHVMLNHLYALSIKDGVMVLSATHRYKKKYVTTLLYKPI, encoded by the exons ATGGGAAACGCCAGCAGTGAGAGAAGTGCACAAGGCGAGAAAAGTCAGAGGAGCCGCGGCGGGAAAGACGCAAAAATCCTCCTGACTGACGATTCGGATCTGTTCCAGGACGATGCGAAG GAGTTCTTGGCGTGGCAGAAGGATGTTCAGTCGGGGAATAAGTGTTCAGTTGAACACCCCACCGTGTTTGAATGGTCCGGTCCAGCGAGGGACGTCTATCTCTCCGGCTCCTTTAATAACTGGGCCACGAAAATCCCTCTGAACAAGAG TCACAATAATTTCACGGGAATCATCAACCTTCCTGAAGGAGAGCATCAGTACAAGTTCCATGTCGATGGACACTGGACTCTAGACCCTAAGAAG CCCGTCGTCACCACTAAATCCGGCATCGTCAACAACGTGGTTCTGATTCGCAAGACGGACTTCGAGGTTTTCGACGCCCTGAATAGCGACTCTGAGATTTGCGCCGACGTCTCAG ACATCTCGGGGTCTCCTCCCGGACCGTACCATCAGGACCCGTACTCGTTTAGAGCGGAGGAGCGATTGCGCTCTCCTCCCATCCTGCCTCCTCACCTGCTGCAGGTGCTGCTCAATAAAGACACCGGCGTCTCG tgtgatCCCGCTCTGCTTCCTGAACCCAACCACGTGATGCTCAACCACCTGTACGCTCTCTCCATCAAG GATGGCGTGATGGTCCTCAGCGCTACTCATCGCTACAAGAAGAAATACGTCACTACGCTGCTCTACAAACCGATATGA
- the LOC113546008 gene encoding transmembrane protein 233: MSPGLSRSEEKVKGSIDGSVDQSLERGTDGETPPPLRNYIFLTIFTCFCPAWPINIVALVFSMMSQSSYDNRDYDGAHRLGRKALHMGIASFIIGILIIMSFCIVHFTTHTI; the protein is encoded by the exons aTGAGTCCTGGACTTTCACGATCCGAGGAGAAGGTGAAGGGTTCGATCGATGGCAGCGTGGATCAGAGTTTGGAGCGAGGAACTGACGGAGAAACTCCACCGCCGCTGAGAAATTACATCTTCCTGACTATTTTCACGTGTTTCTGTCCCGCGTGGCCCATCAACATCGTAGCGCTCGTGTTCTCTATGATG tctcagagCAGCTACGATAACAGGGATTATGATGGAGCTCACCGTTTGGGGAGAAAGGCTCTGCACATGGGCATCGCTTCTTTCATCATCGGCATACTCATAATTATGTCCTTCTGCATCGTACACTTCACTACG CACACCATCTGA